In the genome of Xanthocytophaga agilis, one region contains:
- a CDS encoding serine hydrolase, translated as MRNIVKSLLLVIIFFNCTSCLVGRFVWYNFSNITDYKIFPSRPLPASPTPFHFIEAQHLSQKTFQHMKLQTLDSLLENTPTVAFLIIRNDSILFEKYYRAYEKNSTVASFSMAKSYTSALIGIAISEGHIHSVNDKIIAYIPEFKDKKDFDKVTIRHLLQMTSGIKANESYYSPFGMAAKIYYGRNLRKYISRLKMDYEPGTQFAYRSINTQLLGLILERATHKNVTEYMNEKLWQPIGMEYDATWSIDKKKNGLEKTFCCINAKARDFAKFGRLYLHKGNWNGKQLIPAKWVEESTQIDTTQGSVPYYQYQWWFTNTKKGNFEANGFHGQYIYVNPSKNLIIVRLGKQPGKNVRWEQVFEQLALKL; from the coding sequence ATGCGCAACATAGTTAAAAGTCTTTTACTTGTTATTATCTTTTTTAATTGTACCTCCTGTCTGGTTGGCAGGTTTGTCTGGTACAACTTTTCCAATATCACTGATTATAAGATATTTCCTTCTCGTCCTCTTCCGGCAAGCCCTACTCCTTTCCATTTTATTGAAGCACAACATTTGAGTCAGAAAACATTCCAGCACATGAAGCTTCAAACACTGGATAGCCTCTTAGAAAATACACCAACAGTAGCCTTTTTGATCATCCGAAATGATTCTATTCTGTTTGAAAAATACTACAGAGCGTATGAAAAGAACTCAACTGTAGCTTCATTCTCTATGGCAAAGTCTTACACCTCGGCATTGATTGGAATTGCCATCTCTGAAGGTCACATTCATAGCGTCAATGATAAAATCATAGCCTATATTCCTGAATTTAAAGACAAAAAAGATTTTGACAAAGTTACCATTCGCCATTTACTACAAATGACATCAGGTATTAAAGCCAATGAAAGCTATTACTCACCATTTGGTATGGCTGCAAAGATTTATTATGGTCGTAATCTTCGTAAATACATTTCCCGTCTGAAAATGGATTATGAGCCAGGAACCCAATTTGCCTATCGTAGCATCAATACTCAGTTGCTAGGGTTAATACTGGAGCGGGCTACACATAAAAATGTAACAGAATACATGAATGAAAAATTGTGGCAACCTATTGGAATGGAGTATGATGCCACCTGGAGTATTGATAAAAAGAAGAACGGACTTGAAAAGACATTTTGTTGTATTAATGCCAAAGCAAGAGACTTTGCTAAATTTGGAAGGCTCTATCTTCATAAAGGCAACTGGAATGGCAAACAATTGATACCAGCAAAATGGGTTGAAGAATCTACTCAAATAGACACAACTCAGGGAAGTGTGCCATATTATCAATACCAGTGGTGGTTTACCAATACAAAAAAAGGTAATTTTGAAGCCAATGGATTTCATGGGCAATACATTTATGTCAATCCTTCCAAAAATCTGATCATTGTCCGCCTGGGCAAACAACCCGGAAAAAATGTCAGATGGGAACAGGTATTTGAACAACTAGCTCTCAAACTATAA
- a CDS encoding T9SS type A sorting domain-containing protein yields MKHRLLNRFAFFCLALLGLLTPSVLSAQIVGNPTLQTPVKTNIKPVKTKVTSDLLELEQSYSSSARKSSARTSIPSNEQLLQVVDNKVVVDITVKGDAAALKSILESKGMIIKGMFGRVISGLLPISAISEMQQISSVKFVMPAYKPWKNVGLATSQADSAMRSTLAKKNYGVDGLGVKIGVLSDSYNNLNGAAQGVLTGDLPGPGNPYNHTKPVQVLSDITSGGSDEGRAMIELIHDVAPGSELAFHTAFNGQADFAQGIIRLANSGCKVITDDVIYFAEPFFQDGIIAQAIDIVAAQGVSYFSSAGNQGRASYESDFRNTGESPMGSDLGEAHNFGAYTNPARYYQPIFIPKGGTYRCSFQWDDSFYSASGVGAESDMDIYLLNAQGTIIAGAASDNIASGNPVEVFSYFNNPLNTTTTETFYLYIVKYAGPDPNRLKYVNFGDGAFYLTTPEIPGILSSTLVGHANASGAVAVGASAYYNTPAFGVNPPYINSFSSLGGTPTFFDTDGNRIGYVVRNKPEITAVDGTNTTFFKEDSPQDSDTLPNFFGTSAAAPHAAAVAALMIEASRSPQGLTPEHIKGTLSYTAVDMDDPNSTGFDEGFDYRTGSGLVNAEAAIATVAVTPDYISSLGFAAVCSASPDSLRRWRINNPNPFNVRVDWSVYQTNQKGSVIAPPGYSYFTTITVAGSNTTTISWKDGAGVSKFNSKASTSAACGAARESSELLANKADAFEILTAYPNPSDGKFNLLFLGSDQAKVSVKMYDVKGQQVYTHQYTPEINNSLLPVDTSRLPNGLYLMQVAQGDKRQTLKIVKQ; encoded by the coding sequence ATGAAACACAGACTACTAAACCGCTTTGCATTTTTTTGTTTGGCGTTGCTTGGGCTATTAACCCCATCCGTATTATCAGCTCAAATTGTAGGTAATCCTACATTGCAAACGCCTGTAAAAACCAACATTAAACCAGTAAAAACAAAAGTTACATCTGATCTGTTGGAGCTTGAGCAATCCTACTCTTCTTCAGCACGTAAAAGTAGTGCACGCACTTCCATACCTTCCAACGAGCAGCTTTTACAGGTTGTAGATAACAAGGTAGTGGTTGATATTACAGTTAAAGGAGATGCAGCAGCCTTAAAGTCAATTCTTGAATCCAAAGGAATGATTATAAAAGGCATGTTTGGCAGAGTAATTTCAGGATTGCTTCCAATAAGTGCTATCTCTGAAATGCAACAAATTTCTTCCGTAAAATTTGTAATGCCTGCCTATAAACCCTGGAAAAACGTTGGCCTTGCTACCAGCCAGGCAGATTCAGCAATGCGCAGTACACTTGCTAAGAAAAACTATGGAGTTGACGGTTTGGGAGTAAAAATTGGTGTCCTATCTGACAGCTATAATAATCTAAATGGAGCTGCACAAGGTGTCCTGACAGGTGACCTTCCAGGCCCAGGAAATCCTTACAATCATACCAAACCTGTTCAGGTATTGTCTGATATTACATCCGGAGGCTCAGACGAAGGACGGGCTATGATAGAATTAATCCACGATGTAGCTCCAGGATCTGAACTAGCATTCCACACAGCTTTCAATGGTCAGGCAGATTTTGCTCAAGGGATTATTCGTCTGGCAAACAGTGGCTGCAAAGTAATCACAGATGACGTTATTTATTTTGCCGAGCCTTTTTTTCAGGATGGTATCATTGCTCAGGCGATTGATATAGTTGCTGCTCAGGGTGTTAGCTATTTCTCTTCTGCCGGTAATCAGGGACGTGCATCATATGAAAGCGATTTCCGTAACACAGGTGAATCTCCAATGGGAAGTGATTTGGGTGAAGCTCATAACTTTGGTGCGTATACAAATCCTGCCAGGTATTATCAACCTATCTTTATTCCTAAAGGAGGTACTTATCGTTGTTCTTTTCAATGGGATGACTCTTTTTATTCAGCTTCAGGAGTAGGTGCGGAGTCAGATATGGATATTTATCTGTTAAATGCACAAGGTACTATTATAGCAGGTGCTGCAAGTGATAATATTGCCAGTGGAAATCCTGTTGAGGTATTCAGTTACTTTAACAACCCTTTAAATACTACTACGACAGAAACATTTTACCTATATATCGTAAAATATGCGGGTCCAGATCCCAACAGACTGAAATATGTCAATTTTGGTGATGGTGCTTTTTATTTAACTACTCCTGAAATTCCAGGTATCTTAAGTTCTACTCTGGTAGGACATGCCAATGCATCTGGTGCAGTAGCAGTAGGAGCATCCGCCTATTATAATACCCCTGCATTTGGTGTTAATCCACCTTATATCAATAGCTTTTCTTCACTAGGTGGTACACCGACTTTTTTTGATACTGACGGAAACAGAATAGGCTATGTAGTGCGTAACAAGCCAGAAATTACAGCAGTTGATGGTACAAATACTACTTTTTTTAAAGAGGATAGCCCTCAGGATAGTGACACGCTGCCTAATTTCTTTGGAACTTCAGCAGCTGCACCTCATGCAGCTGCAGTAGCGGCATTGATGATCGAAGCAAGCCGAAGCCCACAGGGACTTACACCTGAACATATCAAAGGTACACTATCTTATACTGCAGTAGATATGGATGATCCGAATTCTACAGGATTTGATGAGGGATTTGACTATCGTACAGGATCTGGGCTGGTAAATGCCGAAGCAGCTATAGCTACTGTAGCTGTTACACCTGATTACATCAGTTCTCTTGGCTTTGCAGCAGTTTGCTCTGCATCACCAGACTCATTACGTCGCTGGCGTATTAATAATCCTAATCCATTTAATGTTCGTGTAGATTGGTCAGTATACCAGACAAACCAAAAAGGCAGTGTTATAGCTCCTCCGGGATATAGCTACTTTACAACAATCACTGTAGCAGGATCAAATACTACTACAATCTCATGGAAAGATGGTGCTGGAGTAAGTAAATTCAATAGTAAAGCATCTACCAGTGCAGCCTGTGGTGCCGCTCGTGAAAGTTCAGAACTTCTGGCAAACAAAGCGGATGCATTTGAAATTCTTACAGCCTATCCAAACCCGTCTGATGGCAAATTCAATTTACTGTTTTTGGGAAGTGACCAGGCAAAAGTAAGTGTAAAAATGTATGATGTGAAGGGACAACAAGTATATACACATCAATATACCCCTGAAATAAATAATAGTCTATTACCTGTAGATACTAGTCGTCTGCCAAATGGTTTATATCTGATGCAGGTAGCTCAGGGAGATAAGAGACAAACATTGAAAATTGTCAAACAATAA
- the sucD gene encoding succinate--CoA ligase subunit alpha, translated as MSVLVNKNSKIIVQGFTGSEGSFHAQQMIEYGTNVVGGVTPGKGGSTHLERPVFNTVRDAVTSTGADVSIIFVPPAFAADAIMEAAEAGIKVIITITEGIPVKDMIPVKEFVKKKGITLIGPNCPGVITPGEAKVGIMPGFVFKSGKVGIVSKSGTLTYEAADQIVKAGYGISTAIGIGGDPIIGTSTKQAVELLMNDPDTDAIVMIGEIGGSYEPEAARWIRENGNRKPVIGFIAGQTAPKGRRMGHAGAIIGGADDTAEAKMRIMSECGLHVVQSPALIGDTVAKVLGA; from the coding sequence ATGAGTGTATTAGTCAATAAAAACTCCAAAATTATTGTACAAGGCTTTACTGGTTCTGAGGGTAGTTTTCATGCCCAGCAAATGATAGAATATGGTACTAACGTAGTAGGAGGAGTAACGCCAGGTAAAGGTGGCTCGACTCATCTGGAGCGTCCGGTATTCAATACAGTAAGAGATGCAGTAACTTCTACAGGTGCTGATGTTTCAATTATTTTTGTGCCTCCTGCATTTGCAGCAGATGCTATTATGGAAGCTGCTGAAGCAGGAATAAAAGTAATTATCACTATTACTGAAGGTATTCCTGTTAAAGATATGATTCCTGTAAAAGAATTCGTGAAAAAGAAAGGAATTACATTGATTGGACCTAACTGTCCGGGCGTTATCACTCCAGGAGAAGCTAAGGTAGGAATTATGCCTGGATTCGTTTTCAAATCAGGAAAGGTTGGCATCGTTTCAAAATCAGGTACATTAACATATGAGGCTGCAGATCAGATTGTGAAGGCTGGTTATGGTATTTCTACTGCCATTGGTATTGGCGGTGATCCTATCATTGGTACTTCAACCAAACAAGCAGTTGAATTACTAATGAATGATCCTGATACAGATGCTATTGTTATGATAGGTGAGATTGGTGGTAGCTATGAGCCTGAAGCTGCTCGCTGGATTCGCGAAAATGGAAATCGCAAACCTGTAATCGGATTTATTGCCGGACAAACTGCCCCTAAAGGTCGTCGTATGGGTCATGCTGGTGCCATTATTGGTGGAGCAGATGATACTGCTGAAGCAAAAATGCGTATTATGAGTGAATGTGGCTTGCATGTTGTTCAATCTCCTGCTTTGATTGGAGATACAGTTGCAAAAGTATTAGGTGCATAA
- a CDS encoding SDR family oxidoreductase, giving the protein MPTDQYPNHFPKQEQSFQPGLETEMQPQPEVIRNDYKGSGKLSNKVALITGGDSGIGRAVAVHYAREGAHVAIVYLTENEDAHITQQMIEEEGQQCLLIQGDIRDEIFCRNAVQQTVERFGKLHILVNNAAEQHPQEDIQTITKEQLSATFETNIFSMFYFTKAALNVMSENATIINTASVTAFKGNPTLLDYSSTKGAIISFTRALSQNLASKGIRVNAVAPGPIWTPLIPATFDKEKVSKFGQDTPLGRAGQPSEVAPAYVFLASKDSSYISGQTIHVNGGTVVNS; this is encoded by the coding sequence ATGCCAACTGATCAATATCCCAATCATTTTCCTAAACAGGAACAAAGTTTCCAGCCTGGGTTGGAAACTGAGATGCAGCCACAGCCTGAAGTTATTCGTAATGATTACAAAGGAAGTGGTAAGCTGTCCAACAAAGTAGCTTTGATAACAGGTGGCGACAGTGGCATTGGTCGCGCAGTAGCTGTACATTATGCCCGTGAAGGAGCTCATGTAGCCATTGTTTATCTAACAGAAAACGAAGATGCCCATATCACCCAGCAAATGATAGAAGAGGAAGGTCAGCAATGCCTGTTGATTCAAGGTGATATCAGAGATGAGATCTTTTGTCGTAATGCAGTTCAACAGACTGTAGAACGATTCGGAAAATTACACATTCTAGTTAACAATGCAGCCGAACAACATCCACAGGAAGATATACAGACAATTACGAAAGAGCAATTGAGTGCAACCTTTGAAACGAATATATTTTCTATGTTCTATTTCACCAAAGCAGCTCTGAACGTTATGTCTGAAAATGCCACCATTATCAATACGGCTTCAGTAACAGCATTTAAAGGCAATCCTACTTTGTTGGATTACTCCTCTACAAAAGGAGCAATTATATCGTTTACAAGAGCTCTCTCTCAGAATCTGGCCTCTAAAGGAATTAGGGTTAATGCAGTAGCACCAGGTCCAATATGGACACCTCTCATTCCTGCTACCTTTGATAAAGAGAAAGTAAGCAAATTTGGTCAGGATACTCCATTAGGCAGAGCAGGTCAACCATCCGAAGTAGCACCAGCTTATGTGTTCCTTGCTTCTAAGGATAGCAGTTATATTAGTGGCCAGACAATACATGTAAATGGCGGAACTGTTGTAAATAGCTAA
- a CDS encoding CsbD family protein, translated as MNKLSMKGNWNEVKGKLKQKYGQLTDDDLIFAEGKDDELLGRLQQKLGKTKDEIRKEIAEF; from the coding sequence ATGAATAAGCTATCAATGAAAGGTAACTGGAACGAAGTAAAAGGAAAATTAAAGCAAAAATATGGTCAGTTAACGGATGATGATCTAATATTTGCTGAAGGAAAAGATGATGAATTGCTGGGTCGTCTGCAACAGAAGCTTGGTAAAACTAAAGATGAGATTCGAAAAGAAATTGCCGAATTCTGA
- a CDS encoding OmpA family protein codes for MKRQTLNLKSIVTIALGASLLFSCNTIRNNKRTAIGTGAGVAVGGAVGGILGNKAGNTAGGVIIGAAIGGVAGGAIGRYMDKQAAELNKEVDNAKIERVGEGIKITFNSGILFAFNSDELSDESKKNIQKMADVLKKYKDTNILIDGYTDNVGSDDYNLKLSEKRAKAVSKYLKSLNVDTDRLGTRGFGETEPVASNDTDNGRQQNRRVEVAVFANDDLKKDAKDGSLSLK; via the coding sequence ATGAAAAGACAAACCCTTAATCTAAAATCGATTGTGACAATTGCACTAGGTGCATCTCTATTATTTAGTTGTAATACAATTCGTAACAATAAAAGAACTGCTATAGGGACAGGTGCAGGAGTAGCTGTAGGTGGTGCTGTAGGTGGCATACTTGGAAACAAAGCAGGAAACACTGCAGGTGGGGTAATAATTGGTGCTGCAATTGGTGGTGTTGCAGGTGGCGCCATAGGACGTTATATGGATAAACAAGCGGCAGAATTAAACAAAGAAGTTGACAATGCCAAAATAGAACGGGTTGGAGAAGGTATAAAAATCACCTTCAATTCAGGTATTCTGTTCGCATTCAACTCAGACGAGCTAAGCGACGAATCTAAAAAGAATATTCAGAAAATGGCTGATGTATTAAAGAAATACAAAGACACCAATATTCTGATAGATGGCTATACGGATAATGTTGGTTCAGATGATTATAACCTGAAACTATCTGAAAAAAGAGCTAAAGCAGTAAGTAAGTACCTGAAATCACTAAATGTTGACACTGATCGTTTGGGAACCAGAGGCTTTGGAGAAACTGAACCCGTTGCTTCCAATGATACCGATAATGGACGTCAGCAAAACCGACGTGTAGAAGTAGCAGTGTTTGCCAATGATGACCTTAAAAAAGATGCTAAAGACGGCAGTTTAAGTCTGAAATAA